A region of the Desulfallas thermosapovorans DSM 6562 genome:
ACCCACCATCAGGGGGATCATGATTACTCCGCCGCCGAGGCCCACAAGCCCTCCGAAGAACCCCGCGGCCAGACCTATGAACAAGTTTATCATCTGCTACCTCTACAACAATAAGTCTTATTAGGTTTGCTTAACCTATGGAATACATTTTTTAACAGAATATAGATTAATGCTGCAGTTGTCAAACCGGCTAAAGACGCTGCGTATTGCGACGGCAAAAATATTTCTATTACAACTGCCATACCAACTGCAATGAGGGCGGAAAAATTAACGGCAACTGCGGATTTTTCATTGCCCATAACAAAACCCACCATTAACAGTTCGGCCAGCACTACCCCCAGCAGTGGAGAAAAAATATAAGAGAGTAAGGTCAGCCACGACTCTAGATGATTAACAATTCCGGTCAATGCCAGGCCTGTCCCCAGGATACCGCAAATAAACGTACTTTTCCAGCGTTTTAACCGTGGGAATATATTAAGTAAGGCCATGCCGGAGGAATAAAGAAGATTATGGTTGGTTGTCCAGTTGGCAAACAAGATAAAAAACAGTGCCGGTATGCCCATACCTAAATTTTGGACT
Encoded here:
- a CDS encoding cytosine permease, yielding MIATGDWNPVVVVQNLGMGIPALFFILFANWTTNHNLLYSSGMALLNIFPRLKRWKSTFICGILGTGLALTGIVNHLESWLTLLSYIFSPLLGVVLAELLMVGFVMGNEKSAVAVNFSALIAVGMAVVIEIFLPSQYAASLAGLTTAALIYILLKNVFHRLSKPNKTYCCRGSR